Genomic DNA from Veillonellaceae bacterium:
ACTTATTGAAACCAATATCGACTATGTGGAAGGGGTTAAGGCAGCGCTGCTGGATAAGGGCTTTACTATCGGTCGTGCGGGAACTTTTGCCCCGATTTTCCCCAACCCTTTCTTGCTTGCTCTAATGCTGATCGGAGCGACCTCAGCCGGAGTGTTGTTCTTGACCTTGGTTCATCCGTTTCCCAGGCGTTATCAGTATATATTGTTAGCTATTATTGCTTCTATTTTGATTTTTCCGGTACTTACGGGGTCCGGGACTTTGGTACGGCAGGCAGCAGCAATGGTCAGCGCAATCGTTTTTCCGGTTCTGGCCATGACTTATGTTATTGATAGATGGCGTAAAACACCGCCTAGCCAGGGCGCAAGTCTTATGCGCATTATCCTGGACGGCGGTAAGTGGTTAGTGATAACCACGCTGCTAGCAATCGTCGGTGGTTTTTATGTCGGCGCACTGCTCGGTGATATACGCTTCTTGACTGAATTGGAGATTTATCGTGGCGTAAAACTTACTTTTGTGGCGCCGCTCATATTGATATCCTTTGTTTATTTGTCCCGCTACAATTTGTTTGATGCTGACAGTACCGAAACTCCCAAGAGTATTTGGCAGCAGCTGACCCAGCTACTTAATTATCCTATCTATGTCAAAACTTTACTGGTAGTGGCTGTTGCTGCTGTGGGCGCTTGGATTTTTATCGGTCGTTCCGGGCATACTGCCGGTGTGCCGGTTCCCGGGATCGAGATTAAACTGCGGGCTTGGCTGGAGCGTTTGATGTATGCCCGGCCGCGGTCAAAAGAATTTATGATCGGTCATCCCGCCTTCTTCTTAATGATTATGGCGTTTTATCGGCAATGGCCGCGGGCGCTGCACTATATACTTGTCGTTGTAGCGACGATTGGCCAGGGATCGTTGGTAGAAACCTTTGCCCATACCCGCACTCCCATCTACATGTCGTTTATTCGCGGCATTGACGGAGTGGCTGTAGGAATTGTGGTTGGTGTAATTGCCATAATTGGCGTTCAGATCCTTCATTATCTGTCGTTCCTATTAGGAAGGAGAACTGCCGGCAATGAGTGATATCGTTATTTCGGGGTACTACGGTTTTGCCAATGCCGGTGATGAAGCCATGTTGGCCGCAATGATCGAAGTGCTGACCGATCTTGAGCCAAATGTAAAAATAACCGTTATTTCGGGCAACCCGGATGATACGCGCGAGCGGCACGGGGTTAAAGCCGTATACCGGCTTAACTATCCGGAAATTATTCGGGCGCTGTCCAAGAGCGATTTGCTGATAAGCGGCGGCGGAAGTTTGCTGCAGGATGTTACCAGTGACCGCAGTTTGTATTATTACTTAAGTATTATGATGCTGGCCAAGAAACTAGGGAAAAAGGTTATGCTGTATGCCCAGGGAATTGGGCCGGTGCGTGGCGCTCTGGCGCGCGGTGCCATGAGCTATATCGGCAATATGGTAGATTTAATTACCGTCCGGGATGAAGGATCTCGCGATGAGCTTAAACGACTCAAGGTTACTAAACCGCCGGTGTATGTAACGGCCGACCCGGTTGTTGCTATGCATCCTGTTGACCGGCAGATCGGGCGGGCAATCTTAAGTAAAAACGGTGTTGAAGGCGGGGCTCCGCTCATCGGCATTTCTGTTCGGGAGTGGAAAGACTGGAGCCACTATAAAAATGCTGTGGCACAGGTTTCTGACCAAATAATCGACGAATTTGGCGCCCGGGTCGTGTTTCTTCCCATGCAATGGCCTGAGGATTATACGGCTGCCAAAAAGATAGCCAGCCGCACTAAGCGGCCAGCAACAGTGCTGCCCGATAAATACACGACCAGCGAACTGCTTTCGCTCATCGGCAATTTTGACATGCTGATCAGTATTCGCCTGCATGCGTTGATTTTTGCTTCTGTTATGCATGTGCCAATGATTGGTTTGTCTTATGATCCCAAGATCGACCGCTTTTTGGAGACAATCGGCGAGCGGCATGCGGGAACGCTTAAAACCGTTACGGTTGACGGATTGATGACGAAGGTTCGGGCCATGTGGCCGGAAATAAACCGTCCTAATAAAGCGCGTGAGGAGAAGATAAAATCTCTGCGCAAAAAAGCCTGTTATAATGCTGAACTTGCTCTGGAATTAATCAATAAATCCCGGGGGTGAGGGCGCTGCCAACATGGGTTCGCAACTACTTAGGGGTACTATTGGGCGTAGTTATTGAAGCTATCGCCCTCAATATGTTTTTGATACCTAACAAGATTGCTGCCGGCGGTGTTAGCGGTCTGGCCACTGTACTTTACTATTTATTCAACTGGCCGGTCGGCGTTATTATGCTGCTTTTCAATATTCCCCTGTTTATTATCGGCATCAAGGTCCTGGGCGCAAGATATGGCATTAATACATTGTTTGGGGCGGTTGCCTTATCGCTTGCTATCGATTGGACGGCACCTTATACTCCGGTATTGACGCAGGACCTGCTGCTTAGTTCGCTGTACGGCGGGGTACTGGGCGGTATCGGGATGGGGCTGATCTTCCGCTTCAAGGGGAATACTGCTGGAACGGCCTTGGCCGCTGCAATCATTAATAAATTATCCGGCATCAGTGTCGGACAGTCGCTGCTAATCGCGGATTTCTTTGTAATTGCGTTTTCCGGCATTGCCTTTAAGAGCGCGGAACTAGCGCTTTACGGTCTAATTTCGCTCTATGTTACATCATTAATTATCGATATTGTTCAGGAAGGCCCAAGCGCTGCGAAAGCTTTTTGGATTATGACCGACAAGCCGGCTGAGATTTCTCAGGCCATCATCGAGGATTTAGGCCGGGGTGTGACATTATTTCAAGGAAAAGGCGGCTATACCGGTCAAGCCCGCGATATGCTGTTTTGTGTCGTCGAGACGGGTGAATTTACCCGGCTTAAGGATGTTATTAAGCAAAAAGATCCTAATGCTTTTGTAATTGTAACTGATGCTCATGAAGTACTGGGTGAAGGTTTTACCCTGATTAGATAAAGGTGACTGGTAACAACTTAATTTATATAGCTAATTTAGTTTAGGAGGTTGAATACATATGGCTGAAAAGCTAACTGCTGAAAAAATAGCTGAGCTTGAAAAACGGGCAAAGGCTATAAGGCGCAATATAGTTGCGGCCGTTACCGAGGCAAAATCGGGCCATCCGGGCGGATCACTGTCGGCCGCCGATATTCTTTCTGTGCTGTACTTTGCGGAAATGAAGGTTGATCCGCACAAACCCGATGATGTGGACCGCGACCGTTTTGTGTTGTCGAAAGGCCACGCTGCACCCGTTTTATATGGCGCGCTGGCAGAAAAGGGTTTTTTCCCGCACAATGAACTTCTGACGCTGCGCAAGATTGACAGCCGTCTGCAAGGTCATCCCAGCATGAAATCATTGCCGGGCATTGATATGTCTACGGGTTCACTGGGGCAAGGCCTAAGCGCCGCCGCCGGCATGGCGTTGGCCGGACGTCTTGACGGACGCGATTATCGCGTATTTGCCCTGTTGGGTGACGGTGAGCTCGAGGAAGGCATGGTTTGGGAAGCCGCTATGTTCGCTGCTCATTACAAGCTGGACAATCTTACTGCTTTTGTCGACTACAACGGGCTGCAGATCGACGGTCCGATAGCAGAGGTAATGTCGCCGCTGCCTATTCCTGAGAAGTGGGAGGCATTTGGCTGGAATGTCCTTCAAATTGACGGTCATGATATTGCTGCCATCTACGATGCTATCCAAACGGCCAAAACTGTTAAAGGCAAGCCGACCATGATTGTAGCCCGCACTGTTAAAGGCAAGGGCGTATGCGAGATGGAAAACGTTGTTGACTGGCATGGTAAGGCGCCAAGCAGCGAGGAATGCAAAAAGTTCCTCAGCCAGCTTGAAGATTAAGGAAGGCGGGTGTTTGTAATGGGTAAAGCAACACGTGAAGCTTATGGTGAAGCCCTTCGCGAGATGGGGCTGGAAAATAAAGATATCGTTGTATTAGATGCTGACTTGTCGAAATCGACAAAGACCAATGTTTTTGGCAAGGCCTTTCCTGATAGACATTTTAATGTTGGGATTGCCGAGCAAAACTTGATGGGCGTGGCGGCCGGACTTGCGGCTGCCGGCAAAATTCCTTTCGTATCGACCTTCGCCATGTTTGCAGCCGGTCGGGCTTTTGAGCAAATCCGCAACTCGATTTGCTATCCGAAACTCAATGTCAAGGTGGCTGCAACTCACGCCGGTCTGACTGTTGGCGAAGATGGCGCATCACACCAAGCTATTGAGGATATTTCGCTAATGCGCAGTATCCCCAATATGACAGTAATCGTTCCGGCTGATGCCATGGAGACTCGCTATGCGGTCGCATGGGCTGCCAAACATCACGGACCGGTTTATTTACGACTGGGCCGGATGGCGGTGCCAGACGTGTTCGGCGACGGCTACGAGTTTGAAATGGGCAAAGCGGTAGAACTGGCTAACGGTACCGATGTAACTATCATGGCTACTGGCGTAATGGTATCGCCGGCGCGGCGGGCGGCCGACGAGCTTACGGCTTCCGGCTATAGCGCTCGGGTGCTCAACATCCACACCATTAAACCGATTGACAAAGAGGCTGTTATTAAAGCCGCCCAAGATACCGGCGCTGTAGTAACCTGCGAGGAACACAGCATTATCGGCGGTCTGGGCAGCGCTGTTGCCGAAGTGCTTGTTGAAAATATGCCGGTACCCATGGAACGGGTCGGCGTTCTTGATACCTTCGGCGAATCTGGTACACCGGATGTACTGCTGGAAAAATACAACCTTACGGTAACCGATATTGTCAAAGCTGCTAAACGGGTAATCAGCCGTAAA
This window encodes:
- the csaB gene encoding polysaccharide pyruvyl transferase CsaB, with the translated sequence MSDIVISGYYGFANAGDEAMLAAMIEVLTDLEPNVKITVISGNPDDTRERHGVKAVYRLNYPEIIRALSKSDLLISGGGSLLQDVTSDRSLYYYLSIMMLAKKLGKKVMLYAQGIGPVRGALARGAMSYIGNMVDLITVRDEGSRDELKRLKVTKPPVYVTADPVVAMHPVDRQIGRAILSKNGVEGGAPLIGISVREWKDWSHYKNAVAQVSDQIIDEFGARVVFLPMQWPEDYTAAKKIASRTKRPATVLPDKYTTSELLSLIGNFDMLISIRLHALIFASVMHVPMIGLSYDPKIDRFLETIGERHAGTLKTVTVDGLMTKVRAMWPEINRPNKAREEKIKSLRKKACYNAELALELINKSRG
- a CDS encoding transketolase family protein, producing MGKATREAYGEALREMGLENKDIVVLDADLSKSTKTNVFGKAFPDRHFNVGIAEQNLMGVAAGLAAAGKIPFVSTFAMFAAGRAFEQIRNSICYPKLNVKVAATHAGLTVGEDGASHQAIEDISLMRSIPNMTVIVPADAMETRYAVAWAAKHHGPVYLRLGRMAVPDVFGDGYEFEMGKAVELANGTDVTIMATGVMVSPARRAADELTASGYSARVLNIHTIKPIDKEAVIKAAQDTGAVVTCEEHSIIGGLGSAVAEVLVENMPVPMERVGVLDTFGESGTPDVLLEKYNLTVTDIVKAAKRVISRKR
- a CDS encoding YitT family protein, which gives rise to MPTWVRNYLGVLLGVVIEAIALNMFLIPNKIAAGGVSGLATVLYYLFNWPVGVIMLLFNIPLFIIGIKVLGARYGINTLFGAVALSLAIDWTAPYTPVLTQDLLLSSLYGGVLGGIGMGLIFRFKGNTAGTALAAAIINKLSGISVGQSLLIADFFVIAFSGIAFKSAELALYGLISLYVTSLIIDIVQEGPSAAKAFWIMTDKPAEISQAIIEDLGRGVTLFQGKGGYTGQARDMLFCVVETGEFTRLKDVIKQKDPNAFVIVTDAHEVLGEGFTLIR
- a CDS encoding transketolase, whose product is MAEKLTAEKIAELEKRAKAIRRNIVAAVTEAKSGHPGGSLSAADILSVLYFAEMKVDPHKPDDVDRDRFVLSKGHAAPVLYGALAEKGFFPHNELLTLRKIDSRLQGHPSMKSLPGIDMSTGSLGQGLSAAAGMALAGRLDGRDYRVFALLGDGELEEGMVWEAAMFAAHYKLDNLTAFVDYNGLQIDGPIAEVMSPLPIPEKWEAFGWNVLQIDGHDIAAIYDAIQTAKTVKGKPTMIVARTVKGKGVCEMENVVDWHGKAPSSEECKKFLSQLED